A section of the Paenibacillus yonginensis genome encodes:
- the nrdG gene encoding anaerobic ribonucleoside-triphosphate reductase activating protein encodes MNLCGYYPESINEGEGLRASIFISGCRHRCKGCFSPATWNFNYGEPFTLQRQNEIISEIAGNPLLSGISLLGGDPFFSAAEVGSFLDRLYEQAGEVNTWIYTGYTYEELTADPLAAEYALLRRCHVLVDGRFEETLRDTSLRYCGSSNQRLIDIPASLASGQVVLWQPAITF; translated from the coding sequence ATGAATTTATGCGGCTATTACCCGGAATCGATCAATGAAGGCGAAGGCCTGCGGGCTTCGATCTTCATCAGCGGCTGCCGGCACCGGTGCAAAGGCTGCTTCAGCCCGGCCACCTGGAATTTCAACTATGGGGAGCCGTTTACCTTGCAGAGGCAGAACGAAATCATCAGCGAGATTGCCGGAAATCCGCTGCTTAGCGGCATCAGCCTGCTGGGCGGCGATCCCTTTTTCTCCGCTGCCGAAGTCGGCAGCTTTCTTGACCGGCTCTACGAGCAGGCAGGGGAAGTTAACACCTGGATTTATACAGGCTACACCTACGAGGAGCTTACTGCGGACCCTTTGGCAGCCGAATATGCCCTGCTCCGCCGCTGTCACGTGCTGGTGGATGGACGTTTCGAAGAAACGCTGCGGGATACTTCCCTCCGCTACTGCGGCAGCTCCAATCAAAGATTGATTGATATCCCGGCCAGTCTGGCTTCCGGCCAGGTGGTGCTGTGGCAGCCCGCCATTACCTTCTAA
- a CDS encoding MTH1187 family thiamine-binding protein, with translation MAIAEVTVLPVGTGSTSLSAYVADMQRVLESQEGVQFTLTSMSTIIEGPLDKVFTAIQALHESPFAQGVQRVSTSIKIDDRRDKESSSEQKLRSVREKL, from the coding sequence GTGGCAATTGCAGAGGTAACGGTGCTTCCGGTGGGGACAGGTTCGACGAGCTTGAGTGCTTACGTGGCGGACATGCAGCGGGTGCTGGAGAGCCAGGAGGGGGTTCAGTTCACCCTCACCTCCATGAGCACGATTATCGAAGGGCCGCTGGACAAAGTATTCACCGCTATTCAGGCTTTGCATGAATCGCCTTTTGCGCAGGGGGTACAGCGGGTGTCGACCTCGATCAAAATCGACGACCGCCGCGACAAAGAATCCTCCTCCGAGCAGAAGCTGCGTTCGGTCCGGGAGAAGCTGTAA
- a CDS encoding manganese catalase family protein yields MYFYKEDLINIIVPDKPDPEAAKVLQETLGGRFGEMRTMMQFFFQSSNFRGNALQYRDLIRGVFLEEISHVELVQHTINQLLTGSGEEPPGNGGPNGAPLQEAIKHANPHHFIMGAQSSLPVDAAGNPWNGNYVYSHGNLISDLLDNLVLESTGVLQKSRIYEMSSNKTFRETLAFLIVRDNAHQNAFAKALETLGVEWGKLFPVPNYDINKYPECQKYVDMGFHNAQFNFRLDQTRIGEIFSGQTPSRNGGTLKVIDPPQGFPVPVMPEMPNEHSPGLYDLNA; encoded by the coding sequence TTGTATTTCTATAAAGAGGATTTAATCAATATTATTGTTCCGGACAAACCGGACCCGGAGGCGGCAAAGGTTCTTCAGGAAACACTCGGCGGCCGGTTCGGCGAGATGCGTACGATGATGCAGTTTTTCTTCCAAAGCAGCAATTTTCGGGGGAATGCTTTGCAATACCGGGATTTGATTAGAGGTGTGTTCCTGGAGGAAATCAGCCATGTTGAGCTGGTTCAGCACACGATTAATCAGCTGCTGACAGGCTCTGGGGAAGAACCGCCTGGAAATGGCGGCCCAAATGGGGCTCCGCTTCAGGAGGCCATTAAACATGCCAACCCTCACCATTTTATTATGGGAGCTCAAAGCTCTCTGCCGGTGGATGCTGCAGGCAATCCGTGGAACGGGAACTATGTATACAGTCATGGCAATCTGATCAGTGATTTGCTGGATAACCTGGTGCTTGAATCTACGGGGGTGCTGCAGAAATCCCGAATTTATGAGATGAGCTCCAATAAGACCTTCCGGGAAACCCTCGCCTTTCTGATCGTCCGTGACAATGCGCATCAAAATGCGTTTGCCAAGGCGCTTGAAACGCTTGGAGTAGAGTGGGGCAAACTGTTCCCTGTGCCTAACTATGACATTAACAAATACCCCGAATGCCAGAAGTATGTGGATATGGGCTTTCATAATGCGCAGTTTAATTTCCGGCTTGATCAGACGCGCATCGGGGAGATCTTCAGCGGGCAAACGCCGAGCCGTAACGGCGGCACCTTGAAGGTGATTGATCCTCCGCAAGGGTTTCCGGTTCCCGTCATGCCTGAAATGCCTAACGAACACAGCCCGGGATTATACGATCTTAACGCTTAA
- a CDS encoding WGxxGxxG family protein, which produces MKKKLTALLLAAVVSALMAIPAAAYGTNDTVNANNTNGHMQANNVRTYATDGNNHTDWGWLGLLGLLGLAGLRRRSSERS; this is translated from the coding sequence GTGAAAAAGAAATTAACAGCCCTGCTGTTAGCCGCAGTAGTATCTGCCTTAATGGCTATTCCTGCCGCTGCTTACGGAACAAATGACACCGTCAACGCCAACAACACAAATGGCCATATGCAAGCCAATAATGTCAGAACCTATGCAACGGACGGTAATAACCATACCGATTGGGGTTGGCTCGGACTTCTGGGATTACTCGGCTTGGCCGGACTCCGCAGAAGAAGTTCGGAGCGTTCGTAA
- a CDS encoding SDR family oxidoreductase, with product MNQKYPHYGTEMVCQEQILTFPPQHQDRQPGIESKMVPLPIWDNPHYKGSGKLEGKIALVTGGDSGIGRAAAVAFAKEGADVAIAYLYERSDAMVTKKAIEQHGQRCLLLETDLRVKANCEEVVRRTLAAFGKLDVLVNNHGVQFPQDSIADISEEQLYKTYQTNILSYFYLVQAALPSLKPGASIINTTSVTAYKGNKDLVDYSSTKGAVVSFTRSLALQLVDKGIRVNAVAPGPVWTPLIVSSYDAETVKTFGTESAMKRAGQPYELAPAYVFLASELCSSFVTGEVLHVNGGQMVTT from the coding sequence ATGAATCAGAAATACCCTCATTATGGAACCGAAATGGTCTGCCAGGAACAGATTCTAACCTTCCCTCCCCAGCATCAGGACCGCCAGCCCGGCATTGAAAGCAAAATGGTGCCCCTGCCGATCTGGGATAATCCGCACTACAAAGGCAGCGGCAAGCTGGAAGGCAAAATCGCTTTGGTCACAGGCGGAGACAGCGGCATCGGACGCGCTGCAGCCGTTGCTTTTGCCAAAGAAGGCGCGGATGTAGCTATCGCTTACCTGTATGAAAGATCCGACGCCATGGTCACGAAAAAGGCGATTGAGCAGCACGGCCAGCGCTGCCTGCTGCTTGAAACGGATCTTCGCGTCAAAGCCAACTGCGAGGAGGTCGTTCGCAGAACCCTGGCCGCCTTCGGCAAACTTGATGTCCTCGTCAACAATCATGGCGTTCAATTCCCCCAGGACAGCATCGCCGACATTTCCGAGGAACAGTTATACAAGACTTATCAAACCAATATCTTGTCCTATTTCTATTTAGTGCAGGCTGCGCTGCCTTCCTTAAAGCCCGGGGCTTCTATCATCAACACCACCTCTGTCACGGCCTATAAGGGAAACAAAGACCTGGTCGACTATTCTTCGACCAAAGGAGCCGTCGTCAGCTTCACCCGCTCTTTGGCCCTGCAGCTCGTAGACAAGGGCATTCGCGTCAACGCGGTAGCTCCCGGCCCGGTCTGGACGCCGCTTATCGTATCCAGCTATGATGCCGAGACGGTCAAAACCTTCGGTACAGAGTCTGCCATGAAACGGGCCGGACAGCCCTATGAGTTAGCTCCTGCTTACGTCTTCCTGGCCAGCGAGCTGTGCTCCTCCTTCGTCACCGGCGAGGTGCTGCACGTGAACGGCGGACAGATGGTAACGACTTAA
- a CDS encoding ABC transporter substrate-binding protein — protein MKNNIATLILALSLLSLVVAGCGSANDKTNAAQAGGASNAAEAMNAANTASAAPNNASNTGAGAPAVGNTSIEVPNEWNTLKVTETPQQIVTLDFSFIDTLTSLGITPAGNAGVGTTKIPEYLDGMLKSGVADVGERKAPNLEVIQSLKPDLIIASVDRHSMIRKELEEIGPTVAFDDASYDQIIGNLHNIAKIVGKEQEADKVEADLNAKMEQVKQQLTGSPSIIVAGFFDDEFTVWVKDSFVGSLLSRIGLDYAYNGGVSNLEGKGEGTKMTLERVHDLNPDYIMVYGDKTDKLKSNPLFKDLKAVKENHLIEVDRNLWSRGRGPIAASKIMDEALAHLSAANND, from the coding sequence ATGAAGAACAACATTGCAACCCTTATTCTTGCTCTATCCCTGTTAAGTCTTGTGGTAGCCGGATGCGGCTCTGCTAACGATAAGACAAATGCCGCCCAGGCTGGGGGCGCATCAAATGCGGCCGAGGCCATGAACGCGGCGAACACGGCTTCTGCTGCTCCGAATAATGCTTCAAATACCGGAGCAGGAGCACCTGCAGTCGGGAATACGTCAATCGAGGTGCCTAACGAGTGGAACACGTTAAAAGTTACCGAAACGCCGCAGCAAATCGTCACGCTGGACTTCTCATTTATTGATACGCTGACCAGTCTGGGGATAACGCCGGCAGGGAATGCCGGAGTAGGCACAACCAAAATCCCTGAATATCTGGACGGGATGCTGAAGTCCGGGGTAGCTGACGTTGGGGAAAGAAAAGCGCCGAATCTGGAGGTCATTCAGTCCCTGAAGCCGGATTTGATCATTGCCAGCGTAGACCGGCACAGCATGATCCGCAAGGAGCTGGAGGAGATCGGGCCGACGGTTGCTTTTGATGATGCGAGCTACGACCAGATTATCGGCAATTTACATAACATCGCCAAAATCGTTGGTAAAGAACAGGAAGCTGATAAGGTGGAGGCGGACTTGAATGCCAAAATGGAACAGGTCAAGCAGCAGTTGACCGGAAGCCCTTCGATTATTGTGGCGGGATTTTTTGATGATGAATTTACGGTATGGGTCAAAGATTCTTTCGTGGGTTCGCTGCTGAGCCGCATCGGGCTTGATTACGCCTATAACGGCGGGGTCTCTAATCTGGAGGGGAAAGGCGAAGGAACGAAGATGACGCTCGAACGGGTTCATGATCTTAATCCGGACTATATCATGGTCTACGGGGATAAGACGGACAAGCTGAAGTCCAATCCGTTATTCAAAGATTTGAAGGCGGTAAAAGAAAATCATCTGATCGAGGTGGACCGCAACCTCTGGTCACGCGGACGCGGGCCGATTGCCGCAAGCAAAATTATGGATGAGGCGCTTGCCCATCTGAGTGCGGCGAACAACGACTAA
- a CDS encoding TetR family transcriptional regulator, with protein sequence MNKKAATLTKTDILDAAETALRKYGPDKTSVTDVAKLLGVSHGTLYRHYESKAALKEAVTERWLDQMISQPLLQLSQDRAQVVYIPDLLKAYIQRLFQMKREFSLHDSEMFKMYAEVTEAAVDLIAEHISQICGHLAAIVQAGIDKGQIRPGEPDKLARALFHATARFHHPAHAYEWKEPGIDNDFEQVWGLLAEGFKR encoded by the coding sequence ATGAATAAAAAGGCAGCGACTCTCACCAAAACAGATATCTTGGACGCGGCGGAGACAGCCTTGCGCAAATATGGTCCGGATAAAACCTCCGTAACCGATGTAGCCAAACTGCTGGGTGTGAGCCATGGTACGCTGTATCGGCATTACGAAAGCAAAGCCGCGCTGAAAGAAGCGGTCACGGAACGCTGGCTGGATCAAATGATCAGTCAACCTCTGCTGCAGCTAAGTCAAGACCGGGCGCAGGTGGTTTATATTCCGGATCTGCTTAAAGCTTATATTCAGCGGCTGTTTCAGATGAAACGCGAGTTCTCCCTGCATGATTCCGAAATGTTCAAAATGTACGCCGAAGTGACGGAAGCGGCGGTGGACTTGATTGCCGAGCATATCTCCCAGATCTGTGGACATTTGGCCGCTATTGTACAGGCCGGAATCGACAAGGGGCAAATCAGGCCGGGAGAACCGGACAAGCTGGCACGGGCCTTGTTCCACGCTACGGCAAGATTTCATCATCCGGCGCATGCTTATGAATGGAAGGAACCGGGAATAGACAACGATTTCGAGCAGGTTTGGGGACTGCTTGCAGAAGGCTTTAAACGATAA
- a CDS encoding S9 family peptidase, producing the protein MIQFPKPDVEQFFQTYVIRDFTVTPDEQRLIFSSNLNGKPNLWGMNLPDTYPFPLTYNNQNVSDIKADPKGRFILAGFDRDGDENYHVYALPPEGGQLMKLIEGEPADKFYIAHLTEDGERLYYVTSRENPNFMNSRLLHLETREDKLLYAGKEKATFLAAVSPDESRLVLTQMYANTHQLAFVLEDGEETYLSPNPEAVQVSHSFEFIDNDTLVYITNFESEYAYVMKYSLSSREFEIVCQISGESVNDIKWHKESGRLYIWTERGTEHRMYMKPLEGGAAEPVELPVDVVEKAIVAKSGTVYILGRGAVQPFNIYSYTDGKWTALTHNRVTGLTQEDLVYPEVVRYTSYDGLEIEALLFRAKPEAANGYTIFWPHGGPQASEGKFFRAMFQFMLAYGYNIFAPNFRGSTGYGSEFVKMVEGDWGEGPRLDCVAGMEWLFDHGISSREKLFVVGGSYGGYMTLLLAGRHPEYFRAAVDIFGPSNLFTFINSVPENWKPMMERWLGDPERDKERLTKDSPITYLKQMVKPMLVIQGANDPRVVKAESDQIVAALKEQGTDIEYLVLDDEGHGFSKRENEIAVYRRMLEFLNKHREGSGA; encoded by the coding sequence ATGATTCAATTTCCAAAACCGGATGTGGAGCAGTTTTTCCAAACTTATGTCATTCGGGATTTCACGGTAACACCGGATGAGCAGCGGCTGATCTTCAGCAGCAACCTGAACGGCAAACCTAATTTATGGGGAATGAACCTGCCGGACACGTATCCTTTTCCGCTGACTTACAACAACCAGAACGTTAGCGACATCAAAGCCGATCCTAAGGGGCGGTTTATACTGGCCGGCTTCGACCGGGACGGGGATGAGAATTACCACGTGTATGCGCTCCCTCCGGAGGGCGGACAGCTAATGAAGCTGATCGAAGGCGAACCGGCGGATAAATTTTATATCGCGCATTTGACTGAAGACGGCGAACGGCTGTATTACGTGACTTCCCGGGAGAATCCAAACTTTATGAACTCCAGGCTGCTTCATCTTGAGACCAGGGAAGACAAGCTGCTGTATGCGGGAAAAGAGAAAGCGACCTTTCTGGCGGCGGTCAGCCCCGATGAGAGCAGGCTTGTCCTGACCCAAATGTATGCCAACACGCACCAGCTGGCGTTTGTGCTGGAAGACGGGGAAGAGACTTATTTATCCCCGAACCCTGAGGCGGTGCAGGTCAGTCACAGTTTCGAGTTTATCGACAATGACACGCTGGTGTACATAACCAACTTTGAAAGCGAATATGCCTACGTGATGAAATACAGCCTGAGCAGCCGCGAATTTGAAATTGTATGCCAAATCAGCGGCGAATCAGTAAACGATATCAAGTGGCATAAGGAATCCGGCCGCTTGTATATCTGGACGGAGCGGGGGACCGAACACCGCATGTATATGAAGCCGCTGGAAGGCGGTGCAGCCGAGCCGGTTGAGCTGCCGGTTGACGTAGTAGAGAAAGCGATCGTGGCGAAGTCCGGCACGGTATATATCCTGGGGCGCGGAGCGGTTCAGCCTTTTAACATTTACAGCTATACAGATGGTAAATGGACGGCGCTTACGCACAACCGGGTCACCGGGCTGACGCAGGAGGATCTGGTTTATCCGGAGGTAGTCCGGTACACGTCTTATGACGGACTTGAAATCGAAGCTTTGCTGTTCAGGGCGAAACCCGAAGCGGCGAATGGCTATACGATTTTCTGGCCGCACGGCGGGCCTCAGGCCTCGGAGGGCAAATTTTTCAGGGCGATGTTCCAGTTCATGCTGGCCTATGGCTACAATATCTTTGCCCCTAACTTCCGCGGCAGCACGGGCTACGGCTCTGAATTCGTCAAGATGGTCGAAGGGGACTGGGGCGAAGGACCGCGTCTCGACTGCGTGGCGGGCATGGAGTGGCTGTTCGACCATGGCATTTCGAGCAGGGAGAAGCTGTTTGTTGTCGGAGGCAGCTACGGCGGTTATATGACGCTGCTGCTGGCCGGACGGCATCCGGAATACTTCCGGGCGGCCGTGGATATTTTTGGCCCCAGCAATCTGTTTACGTTCATTAACTCCGTGCCTGAGAACTGGAAGCCGATGATGGAACGCTGGCTGGGCGATCCGGAGCGGGACAAAGAGCGTCTGACCAAGGACTCGCCGATTACTTATTTGAAGCAGATGGTCAAGCCGATGCTGGTCATTCAGGGGGCCAACGACCCGCGTGTGGTCAAAGCGGAATCTGATCAAATCGTGGCTGCGCTGAAAGAACAGGGCACCGATATTGAATATCTGGTGCTGGACGATGAGGGCCATGGCTTCTCCAAACGTGAAAATGAAATCGCGGTATATCGGCGGATGCTGGAATTCCTGAATAAACACCGGGAAGGCAGCGGCGCATAA
- a CDS encoding anaerobic ribonucleoside triphosphate reductase has product MALLQPTYEANEHLLREMIAVGEDIIDSKDLDLIRENANLNGESFSGKMSKLGSEYAKWYAKHFIMPKSVVRAIEDNYVYVHDLDQYAIGTTNCIFIPFDKLLGGGFNTGNGSVRPPNSIMTAMALVAIIFQSQQNAQYGGVSASKIDHDLAPYVAKSFSKYFRKGLAYFEEEDGVQPEDIRMSNFELQLRYPKSYRYALKETEIETLQGAESLIHNLNTMSSRAGGQIPFTSINYGTCTSPEGQMVIDALLTTTMQGLGSGETPIFPIQIFKCKQGVNQSPKDPNYALFLKAAECSAKRLYPNFANLDAPLNLQYYNPSDPDSEFATMGCRTRVLSDRFGRNKLSGKGNLSFNTLNLVKLGIEYGTALGKRKKADEQGFYHALDHYLDIALDGLLHRFDIQRRQKAKASDFMMREGVWEGGEQLAPDEPVGDLLKHGSLSLGFIGVAECMKALYGRHHGEDEQVYGKALQLISYMRAYCDRKSDELDLNITLFATPAEGLSGKFTKRDRQYYGSLPGITDREYYTNSFHIPVYYEIQAARKIELEARFHDLCNAGAISYIELNGNARSNPAAFLSIVQYALSQQVSYFSINHPIDRCSACGYEGIIGSICPSCGSHEEDVHIRRLRRVTGYLTGDFQTRFNSAKQAEVRDRVKHTP; this is encoded by the coding sequence ATGGCACTACTTCAACCTACTTACGAAGCGAACGAACATCTGCTGCGCGAAATGATCGCGGTGGGAGAGGACATCATCGACAGCAAAGATCTGGATCTGATCCGGGAGAATGCGAACCTTAACGGAGAGAGCTTTTCCGGAAAAATGAGCAAGCTTGGCAGTGAATACGCCAAATGGTATGCCAAACATTTTATTATGCCGAAGTCTGTCGTCCGGGCAATCGAGGACAACTATGTCTATGTCCATGATCTGGACCAATACGCAATCGGCACAACCAACTGCATTTTCATTCCGTTCGACAAGCTGCTGGGCGGCGGCTTTAACACCGGAAACGGCAGCGTCAGACCGCCGAATTCGATCATGACGGCCATGGCGCTGGTCGCGATTATTTTCCAATCCCAGCAAAATGCCCAATACGGCGGCGTCTCCGCCAGCAAAATCGACCACGACCTCGCGCCTTACGTGGCCAAGTCGTTCAGCAAATATTTTCGCAAAGGGTTAGCCTATTTCGAAGAGGAAGACGGCGTGCAGCCGGAGGATATCCGCATGTCCAACTTCGAGCTCCAGCTCCGTTATCCGAAATCTTACCGTTATGCCCTGAAGGAGACCGAAATCGAAACGCTGCAGGGCGCGGAAAGCCTGATCCACAACCTGAACACGATGTCCAGCCGCGCTGGCGGACAAATTCCGTTTACAAGCATCAACTATGGAACCTGCACATCGCCGGAGGGACAAATGGTCATCGACGCCCTGCTCACAACAACGATGCAGGGACTGGGCAGCGGGGAGACGCCGATCTTCCCCATTCAGATCTTCAAATGCAAGCAAGGCGTCAACCAGTCGCCTAAAGATCCCAATTACGCGCTGTTCCTCAAAGCGGCCGAATGCTCGGCCAAACGGCTGTATCCGAACTTCGCCAACCTGGATGCGCCGCTGAACCTGCAGTATTACAACCCATCCGATCCGGACTCCGAATTTGCGACGATGGGCTGCCGGACCCGGGTGCTCAGCGACCGCTTCGGACGGAACAAGCTGTCCGGCAAAGGCAATTTGTCCTTTAACACCTTGAACCTGGTCAAGCTGGGCATCGAATACGGAACCGCGTTAGGCAAGCGAAAAAAAGCCGATGAACAAGGCTTCTACCACGCCCTCGATCATTATCTGGACATCGCGCTGGACGGCCTGTTGCACCGCTTTGATATCCAGCGTAGGCAGAAGGCGAAAGCCTCCGACTTCATGATGCGGGAAGGCGTCTGGGAAGGCGGCGAGCAGCTTGCTCCGGATGAACCGGTAGGCGATCTGCTGAAGCACGGCAGCCTGTCGCTGGGCTTCATCGGCGTTGCCGAATGTATGAAAGCCCTGTACGGCCGGCATCACGGCGAAGACGAGCAGGTGTACGGGAAAGCCTTGCAGCTGATCTCTTACATGAGAGCTTATTGCGACCGAAAAAGCGATGAGCTCGATTTGAACATCACGTTGTTCGCTACTCCCGCCGAAGGATTATCCGGCAAATTCACGAAACGCGACCGCCAGTATTACGGTTCTCTGCCCGGCATTACTGACCGGGAATATTACACGAATTCGTTCCATATTCCGGTTTATTACGAAATCCAGGCCGCCCGGAAAATCGAGCTCGAAGCGCGTTTCCATGACCTGTGCAATGCCGGGGCCATCTCCTATATCGAGCTGAACGGCAACGCCCGCAGCAATCCGGCCGCGTTCCTGAGCATCGTGCAGTATGCGCTGTCCCAGCAGGTCAGCTACTTCAGCATCAACCACCCGATCGACCGCTGCTCGGCCTGCGGTTATGAGGGCATTATCGGCTCCATCTGCCCGTCCTGCGGCAGCCATGAGGAAGATGTGCACATCCGCCGCCTGCGCCGGGTGACCGGTTATTTGACCGGGGATTTCCAGACCCGGTTTAACAGTGCTAAGCAAGCCGAGGTGCGGGACCGGGTCAAACATACGCCATGA
- a CDS encoding PLP-dependent aminotransferase family protein, giving the protein MWKPDRRSPTPIYLQIADRLQHLINQGEYSPGSPLPSERKLAELYGVNRSTIVQAYTELRAHGFIESRPGSKTRVSLHRGRKDQTLPPEWHRYAENGIFLPNTPFLRHIREALAQNPSIIDFASGKLSLNLSPVQEINEIMRNCIYQPEPENDSILGFPPLRRALSAFLRKYRGIDASPDSILITSGSQQALYLITQCLLSPGDAVAVESPSYALSLSMFQSAGLRMYRLPVDEHGVRPEGLRTLQKKYRIQMLFVNPNFQNPTGTLLQQERKRLLLETAGKLRLPIVEDDQFSLTAYDINSPAPLKAESDAVNTLYIGSFSKIAASGLRIGWIVAPSSVIKRLADARRQMDLGFSVIPQQIAAEFMESRYFDPHMDKLRQELIRKRDKAAEALRKHLGDLVEFTVPQGGLHLWCKIVPEVTDSRLLDEALRQGVAFVPGSVYGAEAGYMRLTYARPGAYDIEPGIIRLASAVRNAVTYKKI; this is encoded by the coding sequence GTGTGGAAACCCGACCGCCGGAGTCCAACGCCGATCTATCTCCAGATTGCGGACCGGCTGCAGCATTTAATTAACCAGGGCGAATATTCACCGGGAAGCCCTCTCCCCTCCGAACGGAAGCTTGCCGAATTGTACGGCGTGAACCGCAGCACGATCGTCCAGGCTTATACCGAACTCCGGGCGCACGGTTTCATCGAAAGCCGGCCCGGCAGCAAAACGCGGGTCAGCCTCCATCGCGGCCGGAAGGATCAAACGCTTCCGCCGGAGTGGCACCGGTATGCCGAGAATGGCATTTTTCTGCCCAACACGCCGTTTCTGCGCCATATTCGGGAAGCGCTGGCTCAGAACCCGTCGATCATCGATTTTGCAAGCGGCAAGCTGTCGCTGAATTTATCCCCGGTTCAGGAGATCAATGAAATCATGAGGAACTGTATTTACCAGCCTGAACCTGAAAATGACAGCATCCTGGGTTTTCCTCCTCTCCGCAGGGCTCTGTCAGCCTTCCTTAGGAAGTATAGAGGGATCGATGCCTCACCCGATTCTATTCTCATTACAAGCGGGTCGCAGCAGGCCTTGTACCTGATTACCCAATGCCTGCTGTCGCCAGGGGACGCCGTCGCCGTTGAATCTCCTTCTTATGCCTTGTCCTTATCTATGTTCCAATCGGCCGGCCTGCGGATGTACCGCCTGCCTGTGGACGAGCATGGCGTCAGACCGGAGGGGCTGCGCACCCTGCAGAAGAAATATCGGATTCAAATGCTGTTCGTCAACCCCAACTTTCAGAATCCGACCGGAACGCTGCTTCAACAGGAACGAAAAAGGCTGCTGCTCGAGACCGCAGGCAAACTCCGTCTGCCGATCGTTGAAGATGACCAATTTAGCCTTACGGCCTATGACATAAACTCACCGGCCCCCTTAAAAGCGGAATCGGACGCGGTGAACACGCTGTATATCGGCTCCTTCTCCAAAATCGCCGCCTCCGGCCTGCGGATCGGCTGGATCGTGGCCCCGTCTTCCGTCATCAAGCGGCTGGCCGACGCCAGGCGGCAGATGGATCTTGGCTTCAGTGTAATCCCCCAGCAAATTGCCGCCGAGTTCATGGAGTCGCGGTATTTCGATCCGCATATGGATAAGCTGCGGCAGGAGCTTATCCGGAAACGGGATAAGGCGGCCGAAGCGCTGCGCAAACATCTCGGCGATCTGGTTGAATTCACCGTGCCGCAGGGCGGCCTGCATTTATGGTGCAAAATTGTGCCCGAAGTAACCGACAGCCGGCTGCTGGACGAAGCGCTCCGGCAGGGCGTCGCTTTTGTACCCGGCAGCGTGTACGGCGCCGAAGCTGGATACATGCGGCTCACATACGCCCGTCCTGGTGCGTATGACATTGAACCGGGCATCATCCGCTTGGCGTCAGCGGTCCGAAATGCGGTGACTTATAAAAAAATTTAA